Proteins found in one Seonamhaeicola sp. S2-3 genomic segment:
- a CDS encoding TonB-dependent receptor domain-containing protein yields MKFFYTLSLFLIAFLNTQAQNIKVINNNTKEPIFGVAIYNVDKSKSTITNFRGEADISEFSDTEYIYFKHLSHILKKLTKQQLGSTKTVLLESNTQGLEEIVISASKFEQSKRDIPQKIVSVNTQNIQFSNPQTSADLLETTGQVYIQKSQLGGGSPMIRGFSTNRLLITVDGVRMNNAIFRGGNLHNVISIDPFSVQNTEVTLGAGAVIYGSDAIGGVMSFYTQKPQLSKNDSLHFQSNAILRYATASNEKTGHFDFNLGYRKWAFATNASYTEFDDLKMGSHGPDDYLRPEFVLTTSAGDEIIENSNNLIQKYSGYNQLNLMQKVKFQPYQNLSFDLGLHYTTTSDIPRYDRLIRYKNGTLRSAEWNYGPQQWFMSNLQITKLSSRSNLYDKIKATLAYQNFKESRKDRDFQSDTRNVRKEAVDAYSFNLDLEKTVSPKTQFFYGLEYVYNKVMSNGTEENITTNTVAPTVSRYPNGASWQSAAVYSSIKYKPNSKFVLQSGLRFNHILSKANFEENNVYLNLPFNTSKNNASALTGTAGISWSPNKTIQWKLNASSAFRAPNIDDIGKVFDSEPGSVVVPNDNLKPEYAYGGELGLKLDFNKKLVLDVSTYYTYLDNALVRRDYTLNGESEIMYDGELSNVQAIQNASKAWIYGFEAGIKMAISNHVTLSSQYSVIGGTEEDEGIEVPVRHVAPSFGNTHLVWDGNDFKIDLFANYNGELSFNQLAPSEIEKDYIYALNANGNPYSPSWYTFNLRTQYQLTQSTILTASLENITDQRYKTYSSGIAAPGRNFIIALKYSL; encoded by the coding sequence ATGAAGTTTTTTTACACGCTTTCTCTCTTTTTAATAGCTTTTTTAAATACACAAGCTCAAAATATTAAAGTTATAAATAACAATACTAAAGAACCCATTTTTGGTGTTGCCATTTACAACGTAGATAAATCTAAAAGCACCATCACTAATTTTAGAGGAGAAGCAGATATTAGCGAGTTCTCAGATACCGAGTATATTTACTTTAAACACTTATCTCACATATTAAAAAAACTTACCAAACAACAATTGGGTAGTACCAAAACGGTACTATTAGAATCTAATACACAAGGCTTAGAGGAGATTGTAATTTCTGCTTCAAAATTTGAGCAAAGTAAAAGAGATATTCCTCAAAAAATTGTAAGTGTTAATACTCAAAACATTCAGTTTTCAAACCCACAAACCAGTGCCGATTTATTAGAAACAACAGGGCAAGTTTACATTCAAAAAAGTCAATTAGGTGGTGGTAGCCCCATGATACGCGGATTTTCTACAAATCGCCTACTTATTACCGTAGATGGAGTAAGAATGAATAATGCCATATTTAGAGGTGGCAATTTACACAACGTAATTAGCATTGATCCGTTTTCAGTTCAAAATACCGAAGTCACTTTAGGCGCAGGTGCTGTAATTTATGGTAGCGATGCTATTGGGGGCGTTATGAGTTTTTACACCCAAAAACCACAGCTTTCTAAAAACGATTCGTTACACTTTCAATCTAATGCTATTTTAAGATACGCCACTGCTAGCAATGAAAAAACAGGACATTTTGATTTTAATTTAGGCTACCGCAAATGGGCTTTTGCTACCAATGCTAGCTATACAGAATTTGATGATTTAAAAATGGGGAGTCACGGACCCGATGATTATTTAAGACCAGAATTTGTTTTAACAACTAGTGCTGGCGATGAAATTATTGAAAACAGTAATAATTTAATTCAAAAATACTCGGGCTATAACCAGCTTAATCTCATGCAAAAAGTTAAGTTTCAACCGTATCAAAATTTAAGTTTTGATTTAGGTTTACATTACACCACAACCTCAGATATTCCTAGGTATGATAGGTTAATTAGATATAAAAATGGCACCCTGCGTTCTGCCGAGTGGAACTACGGTCCGCAACAATGGTTTATGTCTAATCTGCAAATCACCAAACTAAGCAGTCGTTCTAATTTATACGATAAAATTAAAGCCACACTTGCCTATCAAAACTTTAAAGAAAGTAGAAAAGACCGCGATTTTCAATCAGATACAAGAAATGTTAGAAAAGAAGCCGTAGATGCCTACTCCTTTAACCTCGATTTAGAAAAAACAGTAAGCCCAAAAACACAATTTTTTTATGGCTTAGAATACGTGTATAACAAAGTAATGTCTAACGGTACCGAAGAAAACATCACTACCAATACAGTAGCTCCAACCGTTTCAAGATATCCTAATGGTGCTAGTTGGCAATCGGCAGCGGTTTATTCAAGTATAAAATATAAACCTAATTCTAAATTTGTATTACAATCGGGTTTAAGGTTTAATCACATCTTGTCTAAAGCCAATTTTGAAGAAAATAACGTGTACCTAAACCTGCCTTTTAACACCTCAAAAAACAATGCTAGTGCCTTAACAGGAACAGCAGGTATAAGTTGGTCTCCTAACAAAACCATTCAATGGAAATTAAATGCTTCATCGGCGTTTAGAGCACCTAATATTGATGATATTGGTAAAGTATTTGACTCTGAACCTGGTTCTGTTGTTGTACCAAATGATAACTTAAAACCAGAATATGCCTATGGTGGCGAATTAGGACTAAAACTAGACTTTAATAAAAAACTAGTGTTAGATGTAAGCACCTATTACACTTATTTAGACAACGCCTTGGTAAGACGAGATTACACCCTAAATGGCGAAAGTGAGATTATGTATGATGGCGAGCTAAGTAATGTACAAGCCATTCAAAATGCCTCTAAAGCTTGGATTTATGGTTTTGAAGCTGGTATAAAAATGGCTATTAGCAATCATGTAACCCTAAGCTCGCAATACAGTGTTATTGGCGGAACCGAAGAAGATGAAGGTATTGAAGTACCTGTAAGACATGTAGCTCCTAGTTTTGGTAATACCCATTTAGTATGGGATGGAAACGATTTTAAAATTGATTTGTTTGCCAATTACAATGGCGAATTATCATTTAACCAATTAGCACCTTCTGAAATAGAAAAAGATTACATTTACGCACTCAATGCAAACGGTAATCCATATAGCCCGTCATGGTACACCTTCAATCTAAGAACCCAATACCAACTAACACAAAGTACTATACTTACTGCTAGTTTAGAAAACATTACAGACCAACGCTATAAAACCTATTCATCTGGCATTGCAGCACCTGGCAGAAACTTTATTATAGCTTTAAAATATAGTTTATAA
- the recO gene encoding DNA repair protein RecO, whose product MLITTKAIVLSKIKYKDYDLIVKCYTEQLGVISFILKGVLKSKKNNKKVAYFQPLSQLQLVIQYRENRSLQTIKEVKLNQVYNTLQSNILKSAIVMFLAEILANTLQEEEQNQSLFSYIETTLLWLDQQTEYANFHLLFLLNLTKYLGFYPDTTQTEKPYFNLAEGKFSQTKTNKYCIEDQNLTRLKLLLGTKFDDVSRIKMSSKQRQSFLNMMLLYFELHLGNFKQPKSLQIFNQVFN is encoded by the coding sequence ATGCTCATTACCACTAAAGCCATTGTTTTATCTAAAATTAAATACAAAGATTACGATCTTATTGTTAAGTGCTACACAGAACAATTAGGTGTTATTAGCTTTATATTAAAAGGCGTTTTAAAAAGTAAAAAAAACAATAAAAAAGTAGCGTATTTTCAACCCCTATCTCAATTACAACTTGTTATTCAATACAGAGAAAACAGATCGCTACAAACCATTAAAGAAGTTAAATTAAACCAAGTTTATAACACTTTACAATCAAATATTTTAAAAAGTGCCATTGTAATGTTTTTAGCAGAAATACTAGCAAACACTTTACAAGAAGAAGAACAAAACCAATCCTTATTTAGTTATATAGAAACCACGCTACTTTGGCTAGACCAACAAACCGAATATGCTAACTTCCACCTCCTGTTTTTACTAAACCTTACAAAATATTTAGGCTTTTACCCAGATACCACACAAACTGAAAAACCATACTTTAATTTGGCAGAAGGTAAGTTTAGTCAAACTAAAACCAATAAATACTGCATTGAAGACCAAAATTTAACACGCCTAAAACTGCTGTTAGGCACAAAATTTGATGATGTTTCTAGAATTAAAATGAGTTCTAAACAAAGACAATCTTTTTTAAATATGATGTTGCTTTATTTTGAACTACATTTGGGTAATTTTAAACAACCAAAATCTCTACAAATATTTAATCAAGTTTTTAACTAA
- a CDS encoding two-component regulator propeller domain-containing protein: MLMHKSCITLLITLISLLSFSQDFSSSWRGHFSYYNIKEVVQTESKIYAASENAIFSYDLQTNEIREFNTINGLSGETISTIYYSETYQLLIVGYENGLLEIVFEDNENVLTVVDIIEKSTITPTNKSINHINEYQNYIYIATNYGISVYNLERLEFGDTYFIGNTGEQIQVNETAVLDDYIYAVCSDGNGIKKALVSDPNLIDFENWETITTGSYNLIEKHNSKLYTIASNRKIYEIINDNLNERFTYNNLPLDIKSNAEYLVITTQNNVFVYDESFNTISQINIETDFDTTYTSAIINNNNIYIGTTDFGVLKTSISNSISLEEIHPNGPLLNIPFSIEAESNGVWVTFGEYTSQLNPYPLNSRGISHLNGEEWINTKYTELNFQARCLNNISINPYSNNQIFISSFFDGLLEINDEIATNLFNESNSSLEDLIIPSDPSHTGDIRIAASTFDQNGTLWLMNSRVESPLKSYNPSTNQWNSYSFSSIISDPLNDDSGFIDIVVDNNNVKWISSQYHGVIGFNDNGNLKNIVGEDKNFPSRDVRSLAIDKQNQLWIGTLKGLRVLYNTSNFFEDDDVQVEEIIIEEDGIAKELLFQQFVTDIEVDGSNNKWIGTADSGLFYFSSDGQTTIYHFTEDNSPLPSNTINDVSLDTNNGIVYIATNRGLVSYKAGGSSTLENLTNAYAYPNPVRPNFNIADERVKIKDISENVNIKITDIEGNLVAEAQSNINQRYSGYNLEIDGGTAYWNGKNLANNVVASGVYLIMLSDLDTYETKVIKLMVIR; this comes from the coding sequence ATGCTCATGCACAAAAGTTGTATTACCTTATTAATAACCTTAATTTCATTACTGTCTTTTTCGCAAGATTTTTCTAGTTCGTGGCGAGGGCATTTTTCCTATTATAATATAAAAGAAGTTGTTCAAACAGAGAGTAAAATTTATGCCGCTTCTGAAAATGCTATATTTAGCTATGACCTGCAAACTAATGAAATTAGAGAATTCAATACTATAAACGGGTTATCAGGAGAAACTATTTCAACTATTTATTATAGCGAAACATATCAACTGTTAATTGTTGGTTATGAAAATGGGTTGTTAGAAATTGTTTTTGAAGACAATGAAAACGTATTAACTGTAGTTGATATTATTGAAAAGTCTACTATTACTCCCACTAATAAATCAATAAACCATATTAATGAGTATCAAAACTATATTTATATAGCAACTAATTATGGTATATCTGTTTATAATTTAGAAAGACTTGAATTTGGAGACACTTATTTTATTGGTAACACAGGAGAGCAAATTCAAGTAAATGAAACTGCCGTATTAGATGATTATATCTATGCCGTTTGTTCAGACGGAAATGGTATTAAAAAAGCGCTAGTTTCAGACCCTAACTTAATTGATTTTGAAAATTGGGAAACCATTACTACGGGGTCATACAATCTCATAGAAAAGCATAATTCAAAACTTTATACCATTGCTTCTAACAGAAAAATCTATGAAATAATAAATGACAATCTAAATGAACGGTTTACATACAATAACTTGCCATTAGATATAAAGTCTAACGCCGAATATTTAGTGATTACTACTCAAAACAATGTATTTGTTTATGATGAAAGTTTCAACACAATTTCTCAAATTAACATTGAAACAGATTTTGATACAACATACACCTCGGCTATAATAAACAACAATAACATTTATATTGGCACAACAGATTTTGGTGTTTTAAAAACAAGCATAAGCAACTCAATTTCTTTAGAAGAAATTCATCCTAATGGCCCTCTATTGAATATCCCTTTTTCTATAGAAGCAGAGTCAAATGGCGTATGGGTTACTTTTGGTGAATATACATCTCAATTAAATCCCTATCCGTTAAACAGCAGAGGTATAAGTCATTTAAATGGAGAAGAATGGATAAACACTAAATACACAGAGTTAAATTTTCAAGCTAGATGTTTAAATAATATATCTATTAACCCATACAGTAACAACCAAATTTTCATTAGTTCATTCTTTGATGGGTTATTAGAAATCAATGATGAAATTGCAACAAACTTATTTAATGAATCCAATAGTTCTTTAGAAGACTTAATTATTCCAAGCGATCCAAGTCACACAGGAGATATAAGAATAGCAGCTTCTACATTTGATCAAAATGGTACACTATGGCTAATGAATTCTAGAGTAGAGAGCCCATTAAAATCATATAACCCATCAACAAATCAATGGAATTCTTATAGTTTCTCAAGTATTATTTCAGACCCTTTAAACGATGATTCTGGATTTATTGATATTGTTGTAGACAATAATAACGTTAAATGGATATCTAGTCAATATCATGGGGTTATTGGTTTTAATGATAACGGTAATTTAAAAAACATTGTTGGAGAAGACAAAAATTTTCCATCAAGAGATGTAAGGTCACTTGCTATAGACAAACAAAATCAATTATGGATAGGTACTTTAAAAGGTCTAAGAGTTTTATACAACACCTCTAATTTCTTTGAAGATGATGATGTGCAGGTGGAAGAAATAATAATTGAAGAAGATGGTATTGCTAAAGAACTCCTTTTTCAGCAATTTGTTACAGACATTGAAGTAGATGGCTCTAACAACAAATGGATTGGAACAGCAGACTCTGGTTTATTCTATTTCTCATCAGATGGTCAAACAACTATTTATCATTTCACAGAAGACAACTCACCACTACCATCAAACACTATTAACGATGTTTCTTTAGACACCAATAATGGTATTGTTTACATTGCCACAAACAGGGGATTAGTTTCTTATAAAGCTGGCGGATCTAGCACATTAGAAAATTTAACTAATGCATATGCCTACCCCAATCCTGTAAGACCAAACTTTAATATTGCAGATGAAAGGGTTAAAATTAAAGACATTTCAGAAAATGTAAATATTAAAATAACCGATATTGAAGGTAATTTAGTAGCCGAAGCCCAATCAAACATCAACCAAAGATATAGCGGCTATAATTTAGAAATTGATGGGGGTACCGCCTATTGGAATGGTAAAAACCTTGCAAATAACGTGGTAGCTTCTGGAGTGTACTTAATTATGCTTTCAGATTTAGACACTTACGAAACTAAGGTTATAAAACTAATGGTTATTAGATAA
- the gdhA gene encoding NADP-specific glutamate dehydrogenase, translating into MKNIINEFLDLVKQRNGHEPEFLQAVQEVAETVIPYIVNNDIYYGKNILLRMVEPERLISFRVCWVDDKGEIQVNRGYRVQMNSAIGPYKGGLRFHPTVNASILKFLAFEQVFKNSLTTLPMGGGKGGSDFDPKGKSDNEIMRFCHAFMSELFRHIGPNTDIPAGDIGVGQREIGFLFGMYRKLKNEFTGVLTGKGMSWGGSLIRPEATGYGTVYFAENMLKTKNDNFEGKMVAISGSGNVAQYAAEKSIQMGAKVITLSDSSGYIYDEDGIDAEKLKFVMHLKNEKRGRISEYINEYPKAKFHKGKTPWNEKCDIALPCATQNELNKEDAKALLANGCMCVSEGANMPSTIEAIAEFHKAKILFAPGKASNAGGVATSGLEMTQNSLRYKWTREEVDKKLKEIMADIHNSCIEYGKEEDGYIDYVKGANIAGFVKVADAMLAQGIV; encoded by the coding sequence ATGAAAAATATCATTAACGAGTTTTTAGACCTTGTAAAACAAAGAAATGGTCATGAACCAGAATTCTTACAAGCTGTTCAAGAAGTTGCCGAAACGGTAATACCTTATATTGTAAATAACGATATTTATTATGGTAAAAATATTCTTTTAAGAATGGTTGAGCCAGAACGTTTAATCTCTTTTAGAGTATGTTGGGTAGATGACAAAGGTGAAATTCAAGTAAATAGAGGATACCGCGTTCAAATGAATTCTGCTATTGGACCTTACAAAGGAGGACTTCGTTTTCACCCTACGGTGAATGCAAGTATTTTAAAGTTTTTAGCGTTTGAACAAGTATTTAAAAACAGCTTAACCACTTTACCTATGGGAGGCGGAAAAGGTGGTAGTGATTTTGACCCAAAAGGAAAAAGTGACAATGAAATTATGCGCTTCTGTCATGCTTTTATGAGCGAATTATTTAGACATATTGGCCCTAACACCGATATACCCGCTGGAGATATTGGTGTAGGACAAAGAGAAATTGGCTTTTTATTTGGCATGTATAGAAAATTAAAAAATGAATTTACTGGCGTTTTAACAGGTAAAGGAATGTCTTGGGGAGGCTCTTTAATTAGACCCGAAGCTACTGGTTACGGAACCGTATATTTTGCAGAAAACATGTTGAAAACCAAAAATGATAATTTTGAAGGCAAAATGGTAGCCATCTCTGGTTCTGGTAATGTAGCACAGTACGCTGCAGAAAAATCTATTCAAATGGGTGCTAAAGTTATTACCCTTTCAGACTCATCGGGTTATATATATGATGAAGATGGTATAGATGCTGAAAAACTAAAGTTTGTAATGCACCTAAAAAATGAAAAAAGAGGCAGAATTAGCGAGTATATAAACGAATATCCTAAAGCTAAATTCCATAAAGGAAAAACACCTTGGAATGAAAAATGTGACATTGCCTTACCATGTGCCACACAAAATGAATTAAATAAAGAAGATGCCAAAGCGCTATTAGCTAATGGTTGTATGTGTGTTAGTGAAGGTGCTAATATGCCTTCTACTATCGAAGCCATTGCAGAATTTCATAAAGCCAAAATACTATTTGCCCCAGGAAAAGCCTCTAATGCAGGAGGAGTTGCTACTTCTGGTCTAGAAATGACGCAAAACTCGCTTCGTTATAAATGGACACGAGAAGAGGTTGATAAAAAGCTTAAAGAAATTATGGCCGATATTCATAACTCTTGTATAGAATACGGAAAAGAAGAAGACGGCTACATAGATTACGTTAAAGGTGCCAATATTGCTGGCTTTGTTAAAGTAGCCGATGCTATGTTAGCTCAAGGTATAGTTTAA
- a CDS encoding glutamate dehydrogenase gives MLNLKHLATVFCLLFIFTKSSAQLGFSHELGVIAGPVQFRSDFGSRTDSETNFGNSGIGIGIVHYLNFSYRADCNCYSTDTYFNDHFKLRNEISWNKTKLEHLGEWVDPSKNSPEANQLRGHTGYAKNLDIGTQLEFFPRSIRSFQAFGYRVAPFASLGVHYTHYMPEVSTTYANPNPDAIGDVTDPTNFYSGWDPGSVDASSGSAWSMVTSVGFRYKVSKLADVMLDLRWQYYFDDWVDGLNHQLSYNKYNDWLVWLNVGYIFYLD, from the coding sequence ATGCTTAACTTGAAACATTTAGCTACAGTTTTTTGTTTGCTTTTCATCTTTACAAAATCAAGTGCACAATTAGGTTTTTCGCATGAATTGGGGGTGATTGCAGGACCAGTACAATTTAGATCTGATTTTGGTAGTAGGACAGATTCTGAAACTAATTTTGGTAATAGTGGAATTGGAATTGGTATTGTACATTACTTAAACTTCTCATATAGAGCAGATTGTAACTGTTATTCAACAGATACTTATTTTAATGATCATTTTAAGTTAAGAAATGAAATTTCGTGGAATAAGACCAAGTTAGAACATTTAGGTGAATGGGTAGACCCTAGTAAAAATTCACCAGAAGCCAATCAATTGCGGGGGCATACAGGTTATGCTAAAAACTTAGATATTGGTACACAGTTAGAATTTTTTCCAAGAAGTATAAGGTCTTTTCAAGCTTTTGGTTACAGAGTAGCACCATTTGCAAGTTTAGGTGTTCATTACACACATTATATGCCTGAAGTTTCTACAACTTATGCCAACCCCAATCCTGATGCTATTGGCGATGTTACCGATCCTACAAACTTTTATTCTGGTTGGGATCCTGGTTCTGTTGATGCTTCATCAGGAAGTGCTTGGTCTATGGTAACTAGTGTTGGTTTTAGGTATAAAGTGAGTAAACTAGCAGACGTTATGCTAGATTTAAGATGGCAATACTATTTTGATGATTGGGTTGATGGTTTAAACCACCAATTAAGCTATAATAAATATAACGATTGGCTAGTTTGGTTAAATGTTGGCTATATTTTTTATCTAGATTAA
- a CDS encoding DinB family protein — translation MAFPFEVLQNTRKFFQKTIENTSLENLNKIPKGFNNNIIWNIGHIVVTEQLLANKLSGLPTVIDNSLIEKYRKGTKPETKVNKEEVEDIKNLLSKTINNTLENYKKGLYNTFTEYTVSTTGNTLKNIDESLQFILFHEGIHLGIVMALLKEVEA, via the coding sequence ATGGCCTTTCCTTTTGAAGTTTTACAGAATACTAGAAAATTTTTTCAAAAAACTATAGAAAACACCTCTTTAGAAAACTTAAACAAAATACCCAAAGGATTTAATAATAATATCATCTGGAATATTGGTCATATAGTTGTTACCGAACAATTATTGGCTAATAAATTATCTGGATTACCTACTGTTATTGATAACTCTCTTATAGAAAAATACAGAAAGGGCACTAAACCAGAAACCAAGGTTAACAAAGAAGAAGTAGAAGACATTAAAAACCTTTTAAGTAAAACCATTAATAACACATTAGAAAATTACAAAAAAGGACTATACAACACATTTACCGAATATACAGTTTCAACAACAGGTAATACATTAAAAAATATTGATGAGTCTTTACAGTTTATACTGTTTCATGAAGGCATTCACTTAGGAATAGTAATGGCTTTGCTAAAAGAAGTAGAAGCTTAA
- a CDS encoding arsenate reductase family protein produces MKKVYYLKTCSTCTRILKELNLPSEFILQDIKKDPITVKQLEEMKALAGSYEALFSKRSKLYKEMGLKNQTLVERDFKHYILEHYTFLSRPVIILDDKIFIGNSKKTVDAVKTALLKA; encoded by the coding sequence ATGAAAAAAGTTTATTACTTAAAAACGTGCAGTACTTGTACTAGAATTTTAAAAGAACTTAATTTACCTTCAGAATTCATTCTGCAGGATATAAAAAAAGACCCTATTACCGTAAAACAATTAGAAGAAATGAAAGCTCTTGCAGGTAGCTATGAAGCTCTTTTTAGTAAGCGTTCTAAACTATACAAAGAGATGGGACTTAAAAATCAAACACTTGTTGAGCGAGATTTTAAACACTATATATTAGAGCATTATACCTTTTTAAGTAGGCCTGTTATTATTTTAGACGATAAAATTTTTATAGGAAATTCTAAAAAAACAGTAGATGCAGTCAAAACCGCATTATTAAAAGCTTAA
- a CDS encoding ankyrin repeat domain-containing protein → MRRVFSLLLLVCPLISVWSQQEKAPLQYPFNETGTEASRGIYGTDDRRDVKDAQGIEDFVRATAVMISKKNIVGNKVYGYTLRERLQFRFKSKNFDKNIKFLDQPTSAMCTGFLIAPDILATAGHCIKELEDAEDYVWVFDYTNELKYNDTFKYIEIDPRNVYEVTEVIKARLDNSTVDDYSFLRLNRKSERAPYRFRTSGKIGDGSNVNTIGSPTGLPLKFANNATVVDNSQPTWFKNSIDTFPGNSGGPVFNPYGFIEGIHVRGAVAQSQDGSYTGDYKYDPLCDCIKTVEFLSAYWTAGAQAHRITAVPYNVLHEAIYENILYAIENNLQDRLKSWLAYSWIVDHDYTKNRGRLEMVAAKNNNLDVLKTIISLSKNENIDIYGETLIKQAISNNNISMLEYLLEQNIPFDATSKEASYLMMHAFTNNNIEMVYAMMDHGWNVNTTDDKGNNLLHLAAAKNNITLLKKLVAKGVKATVKNKDKKRPEQIAKNYEYKTAQKYLKNVRKQQS, encoded by the coding sequence ATGAGAAGAGTCTTTAGTTTACTTCTATTAGTATGTCCATTAATTTCAGTTTGGTCTCAACAAGAAAAAGCACCGTTACAATACCCTTTTAATGAAACTGGTACAGAAGCATCAAGAGGTATTTATGGAACAGATGATAGAAGAGATGTTAAAGATGCTCAAGGTATAGAAGATTTTGTAAGAGCCACAGCAGTAATGATTAGTAAAAAAAATATTGTTGGCAACAAAGTTTATGGCTATACACTTAGAGAGCGACTTCAATTTAGATTTAAAAGTAAAAATTTTGATAAAAACATTAAGTTTTTAGACCAACCTACAAGTGCTATGTGTACGGGGTTTTTAATTGCTCCAGATATATTAGCAACAGCAGGCCATTGCATTAAAGAATTAGAAGACGCTGAAGATTATGTTTGGGTATTTGATTATACTAATGAACTTAAGTATAATGACACTTTTAAATACATTGAAATAGACCCAAGAAATGTGTATGAAGTTACTGAGGTTATTAAAGCCCGTTTAGATAATAGTACCGTTGATGATTATTCCTTTTTAAGACTAAACAGAAAGTCAGAAAGAGCACCTTACCGATTTAGAACTAGTGGAAAAATTGGTGATGGGTCTAATGTAAATACCATAGGAAGTCCTACCGGATTACCATTAAAATTTGCCAATAATGCCACCGTAGTTGATAACTCACAACCTACGTGGTTTAAAAATAGTATAGACACCTTTCCAGGGAATTCTGGTGGCCCTGTTTTTAATCCGTACGGATTTATAGAAGGTATTCATGTAAGGGGCGCAGTAGCTCAGTCTCAAGATGGTTCTTATACAGGCGATTATAAGTATGATCCGCTTTGTGATTGTATTAAAACCGTAGAGTTTTTAAGTGCTTATTGGACAGCAGGAGCGCAAGCCCACAGGATAACAGCTGTACCATATAATGTATTGCATGAAGCTATTTATGAAAATATTTTATATGCTATTGAAAATAATTTACAAGATCGTCTTAAATCATGGCTTGCCTACTCTTGGATAGTAGATCATGATTATACAAAAAACAGAGGTAGGTTAGAAATGGTTGCTGCCAAAAACAACAATCTGGATGTTTTAAAAACCATTATTTCATTATCAAAAAATGAAAATATTGATATTTATGGCGAAACTTTAATAAAACAAGCCATTAGTAATAACAATATTAGCATGTTAGAGTATTTATTAGAGCAAAATATTCCTTTTGATGCTACTAGTAAAGAAGCTTCATATTTAATGATGCATGCTTTTACAAACAATAATATAGAAATGGTTTATGCTATGATGGATCATGGCTGGAACGTAAACACAACCGATGATAAAGGAAATAATTTATTACACTTAGCTGCTGCAAAAAATAACATAACATTATTAAAAAAACTTGTTGCAAAAGGCGTAAAAGCTACAGTAAAAAACAAAGACAAAAAAAGGCCAGAGCAAATTGCCAAAAATTATGAGTATAAAACAGCACAGAAGTATTTAAAAAATGTAAGAAAACAGCAAAGTTAA